The Gemmatimonadota bacterium DNA window TGCACCGCCATGCGGAGGGACTCGGCCACCTCCTCGGCCTCGCCGATGGCGCAATCCTCGAGCAGCACGCCGAACTCGTCGCCCCCGAGCCGCGCCAGGGTGTCCCGCTTCCGCATCCGGCCGCCGAACAGCCCCGAGATCGTCTTGAGCAGCGCATCCCCCGCTTCATGCCCGCTGGTGTCGTTGACGGTCTTGAAGTGGTCGAGGTCCATGCAGCCCAGGACGTGCGCCACCTCGTCCTTCGGGTGGTCCGCGGCATGGCGCAGCACGCGGCTCACCTGGCGCTCGAATTCCGCGCGGTTGGTCAGGCCGGTCAGGCCGTCGTGCGTCGCATCGTGGGAGAGCCGCTTCGAAGTGCGCCGACGCTCGCTGACGTCGTGGTACACCAGCACCACGCCGGTGGTGAGACCGTTGCGGTCCAGAATAGGGGCGGCGGAGTCGCCGATGGCCACCTCGGTGCCGTCGCGGCGGAGCAGCAGGATGCCTTCGGGCATGTCGATCGACCTCCCCTCGCGCAGGCAGCGGACCACCGGGCTCTCCATCGGTTGCCGATTCGCGTCCGAGATCAGGTTGAGGACAATGTCGATTGGTTCACCGAGCGCCTGCGTGCTCCGCCAGCCGGTCAGTCGCTCCGCGACGGGATTGATGTAGGTGATCCGGCCGGTGAGGTCCGTGGTCATCACCGCATCGCCGATCGAGTCGAGGGTCGTCAGGGCGTGTTCCTTCTCCCGGAGGAGACTCTCCTGGGCCCTTCGCCACGCGGTCAGGTCCCGAACGGAGATCAGCGTGAGTCCCTCGACCTGAGCACCGATGACGGCGCGCGAGATCTCGACGGGGGATTCGGTGCCATCATGGCGCCGAGCCAGCAGCGTGACCGGGGTGGGCCACCGATCGGTCGTGGCATCGGCATCCGCGGCCGATTCGTCAGGCCACAGCTCGAGGACGCGCTGGAAACGCGCCGGCACGCACCGCGCCATCGGGGTCCCGATCAGCTCGCCGGCGGGCCAGCCGAAGAGCCGTCCTGCCGCACGGTTCTTGGCGACGATGATCCCTTGTCGTCGACGATCAGCATGGCGTCACGGGTTGCATCGAGCAGCTCCTGCCAGCCTGCCCGCAGCCTGCTAGACTCGGGCTCGGGCTCGGGTGCGCTCACGGCGTCTTGACGGCCGGGGAGGGAGGAAGCGCGAGGAGCCGCCGGCGAAAGGCCTGGAAGGCGGTGGTTTCCTTGGTCAGGCCGCGCAGCGCACTCGGGGGATACGCGGCGATCAGCGCCTCGGTGGCCGTGACACGATCCGCCGCGAGTGGGTGCGTCAGGAAGAAGGCTTCCAGGGCGCTCGGGTTGCGTTGCTGCTCACTCAGCAGGATGCGGAACATCCCCGGAATGCCGCTCGGGTCGATTCCGGCCTTGATCGTGGTGGCCACCGCCTCGGCATCGGC harbors:
- a CDS encoding diguanylate cyclase, whose translation is MPARFQRVLELWPDESAADADATTDRWPTPVTLLARRHDGTESPVEISRAVIGAQVEGLTLISVRDLTAWRRAQESLLREKEHALTTLDSIGDAVMTTDLTGRITYINPVAERLTGWRSTQALGEPIDIVLNLISDANRQPMESPVVRCLREGRSIDMPEGILLLRRDGTEVAIGDSAAPILDRNGLTTGVVLVYHDVSERRRTSKRLSHDATHDGLTGLTNRAEFERQVSRVLRHAADHPKDEVAHVLGCMDLDHFKTVNDTSGHEAGDALLKTISGLFGGRMRKRDTLARLGGDEFGVLLEDCAIGEAEEVAESLRMAVQALRFQWGERDFTLGVSIGLVPITTNDTQLTAALRSADAACYAAKEQGGNRVHVGQLAPMAGMVGRLQGAAPNASPAPWPRIGSSCSRRPSCRCSPGRPPPPCESVAPPR